The Daucus carota subsp. sativus chromosome 2, DH1 v3.0, whole genome shotgun sequence genome includes a window with the following:
- the LOC108209058 gene encoding glycine-rich cell wall structural protein 1 isoform X1 has translation MGSKVLAMLLIYMICIVISLPPIYACGYCEPRPPYRQPNPPTHPRPHPPEHGGGGPGGKPPGVLPPIVMPPPVTNPPGHIPPIVLPPIVNPPGTIPPPSSSYPPYTSPPGSGGGGGGGGSPGSGGGGHGGSPGSGGGGGSPGSGGGGGSPGSGGGGGSPGSGGGGHGGGGHGGGGGSPGSGGGGHGGGGHGGGGGSPGSGGGGHGGGGGSPGSGGGGHGGGGSPGSGGGGGSPGSGGGGHGGGGSPGSGGGGGGSPGGGGGGPGCGGCGGGPGLVPPPATCPINALKLGLCVDVLGGLVHIGLGDPVENVCCPVLQGLLELEAAICLCTTIRLKLLNLNIFIPLALQVLATCGITPPPGFVCPPLV, from the coding sequence ATGGGTTCTAAGGTTTTAGCCATGTTGTTgatatatatgatttgcatTGTGATTTCTTTGCCACCTATCTATGCTTGTGGTTATTGTGAGCCGCGGCCACCTTACAGGCAGCCTAACCCTCCGACTCATCCTCGGCCACATCCGCCCGAACATGGCGGAGGAGGGCCTGGTGGAAAGCCACCGGGTGTTCTTCCACCCATTGTGATGCCCCCTCCGGTAACTAATCCTCCTGGTCATATTCCTCCAATCGTGTTGCCGCCCATAGTTAATCCTCCTGGAACAATACCACCGCCTTCATCCAGCTATCCACCTTACACAAGCCCTCCAGGAAGTGGCGggggaggtggtggtggtggatcACCTGGTAGTGGCGGAGGTGGACATGGTGGATCGCCTGGTAGTGGTGGAGGTGGTGGATCGCCTGGTAGTGGTGGAGGTGGTGGATCGCCTGGTAGTGGTGGAGGTGGTGGATCACCTGGCAGTGGTGGAGGTGGACATGGTGGTGGTGGACACGGAGGAGGTGGTGGATCACCTGGCAGTGGTGGAGGTGGACATGGTGGTGGTGGACACGGTGGAGGTGGTGGATCACCTGGCAGTGGTGGAGGTGGACACGGTGGAGGTGGTGGATCACCGGGCAGTGGTGGAGGTGGACATGGCGGTGGTGGATCACCTGGTAGTGGCGGAGGTGGTGGATCGCCTGGTAGTGGCGGAGGTGGACATGGTGGTGGTGGATCACCTGGTAGTGGTGGTGGCGGAGGTGGATCTCCAGGAGGTGGGGGTGGTGGACCTGGCTGTGGTGGTTGCGGTGGAGGACCAGGTCTCGTCCCTCCGCCTGCTACTTGTCCCATCAATGCACTAAAACTAGGGCTGTGTGTGGATGTGTTGGGAGGATTGGTGCATATTGGTTTGGGAGATCCAGTAGAGAATGTATGTTGTCCAGTACTTCAAGGTTTGCTTGAGCTAGAAGCAGCTATCTGCCTCTGCACCACCATTAGGCTTAAACTTCTTAACCTCAACATTTTCATCCCTCTCGCTCTTCAAGTACTAGCAACTTGTGGAATAACTCCTCCTCCTGGCTTCGTATGCCCTCCTTTGGTGTAA